In the Glycine max cultivar Williams 82 chromosome 6, Glycine_max_v4.0, whole genome shotgun sequence genome, GGCGCGCGAGCGGGTGACGAATGATGTTGTGCGTGTGGATCCGAGGACCTCGACCCAATTGGCGAAGCCGGCCTAGGTGTCGGCTATGCACCCGTCGAGGACGTAGATCTTACCAGCGGGGAAGGACGCCAACAATGGCGAACTCGCGGGCGACGCGCATGGGGTCAGGAGCCAGCTGTAGAAGCGGTGGACGCGCATCGGGGCCGAGCGCCTTCTCAAAGTCAAGCTGAGGAGGGTGAACCAGAAACACTCCTCACAAACCCTAGCTAAACAATTGTAACTATGTAAGGGTAACTTTGggtttctctaaaaaaaataatggaagtTGACACTATCTAGACAGAGGGAATGTAAAATAAATGtctaaaaaaaggaagaagatgcCTGTATAATTTAAGTAAATGTATGGAAATGTAACTATAATTAGCTCTATTTTTAAGTatgccaaaaaaatttaaattaaataagcttgatcatataaattaatcacataaaaaataacaatttagtctCACAAAAGTTACTTTACACATTATAAAAACAACTAGTATGCAAAGTTAAAAACCTTAGATTTTAAAGACTTAAATAACGAATTTGTTCCACAAATtgtattaaaatgtttaatttgattttaaaatttttaaaaaatttaatatttggtccctaaattattttaaaataaaccaatttaagtattttttgtcGAATTAAGCTGAGGTGTTGATAAATTCTAacgtttttatttaaaaatagtgaAGGTTTTTAActgttattatatttattattatttagcttTCCCCCAAATTCCCCTCACACTATTTAAAAAGAACTTGGTCGACGAGAGGAATGGCGGTGGCTTCAAGCGTGAGCAGAAGGACGAGCAAAAGACTGTCAAGTGCGAGCTCCTCCACGCACAGGAGGAGTTGAAGCGGATCCAGTCGGTGCCGCTCGTCATTggccaaaaacaaaacaatgtgGGATCTAATTACTACGCAAGAATCCTCAACACCATCAACCGTGAGCTTCTCAAGCCCTCTGCATTCGTCGTGCTCCATTGCCACTCCAACGTGCTCGTCGACATGGCGACACTGCACGACGATTTTCCCCATGGGGGAGGCGTTGGGACACTGCACCGTGACAGCATTGACCACCTCTTGCCAGTGGGTGGCCTTGAGGTTGGTGCGGTAGGCGTCGATGAGGGCCGCATGGCAGAGGGAGATGCCGGGAAAGGGAGGGGACGAAGAAGGGAGGTTGGaaaccattttattttcttaaaatgataataaataggaatcaattgattttcttaaaataataataaattgaatgaTCATTAAAAACGATCACCAGCCAATCATAAACAAAAGCAGTTGAAATTTGCTATTTTAGCAATGTCAAGTTAATTGGACAATGGTCAAATGTGTCTGTttcaaaataatctaaaaaggattaaatcttttaaaaattttaagactaaaattaaatattttaatatgatttaaaaCCAAATTGGtaattaagtaaattttaaaatgatttttttattatattttataagattataaaGACGTTTACCCAaatattgttgaaaaatattttgattatatatgcatttttaaAAGTACTAATGAAAATATACTTAAAAtacctgtttttatttttactaaatttcaaacacttatttattaaatacaaattcAATAGCCTTTGATattaaaagatgtttttcttACAACAGATTATTCGataaccttttgtttttttttttttatctaatttctCGACGTCATTTGTtactctcattttatttttaatttaaaataaaaagaatgaagAAACAATAGGCGAGTTTGTGATAGATAAATCAAAATGGCTTGAGGGGGCTTCGTTATCCATCTTGCTAAACTTTAGTACTAGAGTTTGCAGACTGAGTGGCTCGGTGAGTTAGTGAGCGAAAACGATAGATAGCATTACCATGTTGGTTGGATAACTGAAGTGAGTGATGATTTCAACTTCAAGCATGGCTTTGCTTTCTTTACTACCCAAAACGGCACCGCATGCCCTTTCCCTCACAAACCCTTCCTCTTCCACTCCCCTCATCTTACCTTTCAGTTTCCAATGTTTGCCTCACcctcttccttctcctctcTCTTCCCTCAAAGCTACTTTTTCCGACGGTGGCGACAATTTGCGCGGCAAGCCCCTGGTTCCTCAGGCCTTTGAAGAAGAAGACGACGACGACGACAACAAATGGGTTGACTGGGAGGACCTGATTTTGGAGGACACCGTTCCTCTCGTTGGCTTCGTCAGAATGATTCTTCATTCTGGACAgtatgtctctctctctctctcaccctTACTTTACATACTCTATTCTACTTGATCCCTCTctaattttcaataattacCCTTCATTATGACTTTACAACTCTCTTCATTTTCAACCATCAAGGTTTAGTTTTAGTTCACGTGTCCTCCTAAATTGCGCTTATGACTCATGCCACCATTTTGCATTGTTCAGGAATTGTTCAAGCACAGCTACATCATATTGCCTATATCTAATACCATATGAGAGTATTATGCTAATGAAACAACTGATATATATGACAACCTAACTCTAATCTAGTGCAGATCAAGTACTAATTGTAACAACAAACACTTAAATCATCAATAAGTTACCTCAAGACCTGCACTGAAGTTTTATATTACTTCCTCAAATATGATTTTCAGAACTGTGCATTGAGAAAGAGtaacaaaaatacataaatactcTAACTTTAAGCTAAACGTACAAGATATAGACTGACAGAGTATTTAAGCAAGTCGGGAGTATCATGTAGCATCAGAGTCTTCAATTTGATTCTGAAACTTAATTCCTTGTCACCTAATATGGGTGTTCAGTGTTGCCATTTCTATGCGGAATTCCTCGGATCCACAATCATGACTCTGTCCGCTATTGCAGCTGCTATGGGTGTCGTGGTTGCGGCAAGCATCCTGCGTCCTCTTATCATCTTTGGCAAGTCTCCGGCCAATTGAACTTTTGAGTTAATATTATGCCAATTTTGTTCGTATTATTTTTAGTTGctgatatatatatgtatcaaCAGCTATGTGACTTCCGCTATTTGCCCACAATGCTATCCACTATATGATATACCGGCTTATTGGCTTTCCACTACTTTCTGCAATTGATAGCACTGGGTGTTTGAACTGATGAAGCCCATCACTACATTCATCTGGGGTTCTGTGCATAACAATATAGCTACAAATGATAGAAGTAAGGAGAGAATACTTTTATATGGGTACTGGAAATGCCCTCTTTGTTGATAGCTGACTGACATTGTGTTATGTGTCAGGCCTAAATTTTGAGATTGATTTTTAAGGGCTCTTCCTTTTTCAATATTGCCTGGGTTTTACATACAATACCTGGGCTATATGAAAAGGGCCAGGTAAGTGGGAATTTATCCAAAGTTCCAAACACCATTGCCATGGGCACCAGGCAATTGAACGGACAATTAAGGCAATCCTTTGTCCATGGAGGTCTGGCTTCCAGCATTTCATTGGACTGTGGAGACAGGGAAGAGAGGACTACAATCAATGTAACTTACTCCTAAAGTAGTAATCAGCATCTGTACACAGAATCCattgaatttttgaaaagaaaattctatTGATAATAATTCTCATGGATGGTAGGGTTTGAAATAGCACGCTATAGTGGCGTAGCATTGTGGAGTGGCCCCTAGCTGCTGAAAAAGTTTCTATTGTTTAGCAGTTTACTGTAGTGATGAAATGTGATGGGTGTACATGCTTTGTTGCAAATTCTTGCCTCAAATATGAAGATACATGTTCTGTTTTGTTTATCTTGGAAATTCTGATAATACCTTGTTGCAAATTCTTGCCACAGATATGACAATGGAGATAAACTAAGTCCAGAGCATGAGAAAACCATTATTGAGAAGCTGCTTCCCTTTCATCCAGAATTTGAGAAAAAGATCGGAAGTGGAGTTGACTATATCacggtctctctctctctctccctttctcacTCACTCTCACACACAATATGTGCTCTACTTTTTGTTGACCACAAAGGCTTTCATATTATTACTTATACTCAGTTGggtctaataataataagttttttaGGTTTAGCTGTCTAATAGATTAGATATATGACCATGGCATCGGTTGTGGCTTACTGCAAAGATTTCACCTTTCATCCATTAGAAAATCAGAATGGTTGGTGTTGGAAAGTCCGCTTAATTGCAATTACCCCTAGTCTTCCTTAATTGCGGCCTTTTTGGATGCCTTCATTTCAGCCTCCAGCATCATCATTGTGTTAGGTGTAGGGCTGAGGGGGGGTGTTTAATCTCACATCACCTAGTGAAATGGCCTAATTAGTGTAATAAGGCTTGAATATTCCTCAATCTACAAGCTGGTTTTTGGAATTGAGTTAGGTCCCAAGCCCAAAATCTAAGAGAGTAAGCGAGGCACTAATAATAGGATTTGTCTCTTCTTAAATGTAGGATGTAATAGTGCAAGTTGGTAGTTATTGATGAGGAAATGAACtaattagtttttgttattCATTGAATGCTATCTGATTGCTTTcactttatgaaaaattatgcCATTTATTTGTTCATCAATGGTAATCCACTCCACATTTCACTTGGCAAACTGCTCCTTGCACTTAGAGGACTCCATCCTTGATATTGGTAATCTATTACCTAATTGGGTAGTTTTTACACCATCTGGTTTGTTAATAACTGAACTAAGTAATCTCTTCTGTCTCAACCTCTGGTACAGATAAGTTCTTTCATGATCTTCATACTAAAGTTGTATTCATTTTGCCCTTTCTAGCTGGCCAATTAATTTGGTGTTTCAAGTTCAACTACTTTGCTCAATCTTTTTCTCATTACATGATTGTTATGAATTCACATAATACATGCATTTTTAATCTTTAGACCTACCAAACCTGAATTGAAaccacattttaaaaaatccaaatattGTAAATTGGTTTCTAAACAAAAGCggttttactttttaataaatgattaaGTTAACTGGTTTTAAAACCCAATTTTGACTAAAAGTTGATTTTTAAAACTGGTTATGGTTAATATTTTAACCAAAACTGGGCCAAGTCAAAATTTGAAACCAGTTCGAAATTAGTTTTGGTTCACAATTCAGTTTTAAAACTTGTTTTGGTTAAAAACTGAATTGGGACCAAAACCAGTTCAAAGTTAGCTTAAAAGTGGTTTGACCAAAACCAAACcagttttgaaatataaaagtaGTTTGCTTTTACATGATATCAAACCTTGCACATCCCTACCTAGCCAAATATGGCTTTTGGCCTTGGTGTTACCATCATGTGTAATAAAGTTATTCCTGCTTTAGCTACTGTTAAGGATGTAAAATGAAAGGATTCCACTTCTCCCTTGCTGAGCTAAAGATGcattgtgcatttaatttcttctGCTCTCTAACTGTCTTCCATCACTTTCCAACATTAGCTtttgaaaaaacaataataaaattccatcaagtatttttttattcaacaaaGTATGCATTCACTGCACTCATTGTATCTTGAATTGAATTTTatccattttgtttttcttgggcGTAACTATAACAATTGGTTTATGATATTTACATGTTGCTGAAAAGTTTATTGTCCCCTTTTCCTATGGCAGATTGGATATCATCCTGATTTCGAACGCTCTAGGTGTTTGTTCATAGTACGACAAGATGGAGAGCTGGTTGATTTTTCATATTGGAAATGCATAAAGGGCTTGATCAGAAAGAACTATCCATTATATGCAGACAGTTTCATTCTCAGACATTTCAGGAAGAAGAGTCGTAATTTGTGAAGTTAGCACTGTTTTTTTGCTGGTTGGaccatttcattttaaaattcgcttcttcttttttaacccCGTTTAATTTTTCGTGTTATTTTATTGCTGGTAGCGTGTTATTTTAAAGGTATGAGAAAAACGAAGACAAAAAATTTTGGAGTCAGAAGAGTGGTTAGCATTTAATCACTCACTACAAAAGATTGCCATCAATGCCGGAAATTGTACCCATTTTATTATTGACAATATTCGTAGTGATATAAAAATATGGGAATGTAGAT is a window encoding:
- the LOC100527410 gene encoding uncharacterized protein LOC100527410, with protein sequence MISTSSMALLSLLPKTAPHALSLTNPSSSTPLILPFSFQCLPHPLPSPLSSLKATFSDGGDNLRGKPLVPQAFEEEDDDDDNKWVDWEDLILEDTVPLVGFVRMILHSGQYDNGDKLSPEHEKTIIEKLLPFHPEFEKKIGSGVDYITIGYHPDFERSRCLFIVRQDGELVDFSYWKCIKGLIRKNYPLYADSFILRHFRKKSRNL